The genome window ATTTTGTTTACTACgtgaataaaaattttaaaataataattaaaaagtatttttcgaaaatagagaaaatattatttatttttttcttttttttatgatgtaaaCAATTtcaatctgtttttttttttttgtctcgtcaatcatTATTAATACGTCACAACAAATATACTTTAATTAATACCCCCAACAACAACTGATGTTAGATTTATGAATCATGAAGTTTTGACGGATTCCATGTCACAAATTGATGTCATTGTCTCGAACTCGAACTCAAAATGGTTTTAGTCCTCGTTACTATTCATCATCCGACCTATAAGAAAGAAGTACTAATATGACTCAATTGTCCTCACTCATGATTTGAATTCGGATTCTCTTGGAATCTTTTGTTACCATAAGCTTTAATTTCTCTCTATttctaaaattaataaaaagtaaaaaaaatcccCCTTTATCTCAATTTCCTTCAACATAAAACCTTTATTTAAAGTCAATGATTTTTAATTCTACCTCTAAAACTTTTAACTTTGGTACATATTCCTTGAAAACCTAGAAATTGGATgccttttttgttttcttataaTTAAGATTTTAGATTCAATCTTGACACAACAAATACTCGACATGGAGGCTTTGTTGCTAAATTTATGTTAAAACTACTTCAAAATAGAATCATTTTCAGAGGAGTAGTTGGGATATCACAAatagagaaaaaatatattttcactttgGCCTTCAATGCCATTATAttgtttttttataaataaagtgtaataatttcaaatttaaatatatttttattatacaatctcattaatattttaaactacaaatatgttcatatatatatatatatatatatatatatatatatatatatatatatatatatatattggtaaaAAATTAACTCCATTTAAGGCTTTTATTGAagcatttttttatattatgtgaTTATATTTAAAGCTATTATCACTAAAAAACGTcttattattatatgaaaaattaatATGGCAATGAAGAGATGAAGAGAAAATGGACAGCATAGGAGGGAGACGATGACGGAGGTTTCatgatgatgaaggaagaatgagCCGGAGCATATTTATTGTGAAGGATAGAACACCGACAAGACATCTTTAAGGTGGTGTAATGGTCGTAATAATGGAACAGCATCTTTGTTATTGTGAGGAGAGGAGACGACgtaaagggagagagagagagagagagagagagagagagagaatcatgttagtataaacataaaaatcataattatattatagttatttaaaaaatttaatatcaacaatttttttaatattttattttatatctaatgtcaaaaaatttataaaattatatttcattctaatatttgattataggattattaaaaattcaagattcatattaattctatgCATATCATCATATACACAGATTCAAAAACTAAATTTCATTAAATCATGATAAGCttactatcaccaaataagaaataattttagataagaatttaaatttttagaattataaaaatGTATACACTTAAGATTCATCATGATAAGTACCAACTATTATCGTTTttactttaaaatatttttttataatgataaatatttcatactttttctatttttatattaaaataaatttttattattaaaaatataagttGAAGTGTCAAAATTaatccaccaagtattagaaaAGGATTTATATAATATTTGGTTCGAAACATATAATAGCGACTTGTATTGCTGATAGCACTTTAGTAtacagaattttcttttatgagtttatataatatttataaactcaAGTGATTTACACTATAATATTTGTTTATTGTTATATACTCTTTGaatagtatataaaatattatgattttttttattttaatcttaattctttctaaaCAAATATACTAGTCAATTCATTTAAGATtcatttatctttaattttattatagtaaattttaaattagccaaactaagaagaaataaaattaataataaattatataaaaaaagacTCAACCATATTCATGCATATCTAATGTTTTTAGGGCACAAATTTATCAATGTTgatgaaataattttaaaaatttaaatactattatactaaattttaatattttttagtaaGATATTAGCTAATGACTTGttagtaaatttaaatttatctttaaatattctaATTTATTAGTTTTAGACTGTAATTAATTCTAAATATTATTTGTTAGTGTCCATTTGATGTTGGTTGCGACTAGCAAACGTCATCAAGGTGGTATTGTTGTAGTCACCGCAGGCAATGACACTACTATAGTCACCTACGACTAAGGTAGGTTGATTGTTGCAAGGCTATTACAACACACAGGCATCCGTTGCACCTCATTGTGCTTCTGTCGtatataataacaacaacaactgtACACAGTCCGCGACTAAGCTAATGACTATCGGAGGTCGCCACCCTCAATAATGCATTCGCTAATAACAGACTATTAATGATAGTCCATTAATTAAACATGAAAAACCTCACATCGTTCACAAGCAAGCAATACGAAAGATGAGATATAAAAGTAGATTGATAATTCACACAAATTGTTTAAGTATCATACAATCAAAACCGTATAATAATCTTTCATAATCGAAGGGTACTAATAAACATATCTAAATAAAATAGATCTGACATACTTTATAATCAAAAGTATTTGATTTATGATACCAATTGTgagaataaaaatcataattatgcTATTGTTATATAAAAACTTTAATATCAGAAATCGAAATCAAATAAAGAAGATCAAAtttatgatgcacacatttcaattttattcaaaaaatatttatttgatctaCGAGTGCAAGACAGGCTCGTCTTCTCCCCTCTTTCTATCTTTCATAGGATAGTTATAAGTTATAAAATAGAGAGCGAGAAagattgaaaataaatatataatattaatatctaTTGTTTTATCCCTatcaagttatttatttttatagattAAAACAGAGAATTTAAGACGATGGTTCGATCACTTATTAaggaatcatatcataattaaaatttttttattgatcgataattataatcaaatctaataagatttataatatatttatctaattaaatagaataatataatataataatcagATCAATTTTGTACGAATTAAATGATTTTTGTCGATGAGTGAGAGAGTTTTtaggttaaaaaaaaagaaatctttttGGTGGGCTTTTACAGTAGCTGTTTCAATTGCTGGGCAATATGGTGGGAGGGTGATGTAGCTCATTCCACTGCTCTGCTCtgtttcatatatattttttatatgatgacGTCCATATACGATCTTCTTGGAAGATGAGAGGAATGACCGGTGGTCTCTTTTCCCTCCGTCTTTAGGAATTAAGGTGTTGTCCTTTGGGAGCAGTTCCTGATGCTAGGAAGAGCAAAAAAGCTGAGAACTTGTGAACAGTGGCAGAGTATGAATGGAATGACAGGGAGGGACGACGCTCGTCATGAAGCGAAGCGCAGGACTAATAACTGCACTGTCAGCGGTCAAGTGgaactcagagagagagagagagagagagagagaggtgcagcGGTGGGAGTCGCCACTTTAGATCTCGGTTCAAAAtctctccttttcttctctttctcttcctcttctggtgAATAAAACTGGACCAGAGGCGACGGGGTCGGGTCGGTTGGCTATCTTTTGACGTGCGACGATCTGTACTTGTGTGAGGGATTTGGTGGAGGAAAGGCCGCGTCTTCTCTTCCTCAACCCCTGCGTTGCGTGACCCAGTGGGGCTACTGGTTACGTAGTTTCGATATGGAGAGGCGTGGGTGGTGGGGGTGATCTCTTCTTCCTGGTGTCCTTTTCTGAATCCTCAGGGTGCGTAGGGTGAGGAAAAATCCGATCTTGCGCCGCGTTTAAGATCGCCGGTCCTTTGCTTTATTCGATCCCTCCCTCCGTGTCGTTTCTGCccaacttttgcagggggagagaATATTTGGATCGCCGGTTCCTCTTCCTGCGCCCCTTTTTTGAACTCCCAGATGAGCTTATGTGCACAAGCCAAGCCCTTCCTTGGTCTTCCACTTTTGAATCTGGACTCCGttcatctctctctctgtgcGCTGCTTTTTTTTTGTGTAATGGGCATAGGTTATGGGTTTTACGTGGAGCTGCGATTAGTTTAATGGCAGCGGGGTGGTGGTGGGGAAGGCTTCCTTATCCTTTGGGTCACCCTGCGACGTACTTTTGTCTTGTAATGCTGTTCTTCACGAGGGTTTGACagagttttccttttgaaaagATCCCATCTTTCCATCTTTTTTGGCCGAATTCTTCTTCCTTCGGTTTCCCCTTGTGTTGTTCGAAGCGCTTCTTTAATCATTGTATTGCCTCTTTTTTAGCTTTTACCTCCTCACTGTGAGATTCCCTGCTCTCTTGTTCTTTTAGGGTGTGTGAGACCACCGCACTCACATCCACTTCTCTTGAGCTGCTGTGCTCCTTGTAGGACCTTCAAATCACTTGGCTTTGTTGCTACAGTCCGAGAAATGGGCCGGGCGACGCGGTGGCTGCGGAGCCTGTGGGGTGGGAAGAAGGAGAGCAAGGATCTCAAGGAGTACTCCCGCTACAGCGGTGGCGAGGAcaggagggagaagaaaaggtggAGCTTCGGGAAGCCAGCCAGGGACGCCGGGGAGGTGGTGCTCGGCCAGAATGCTTCGACGGCCGCGGCGGTGGAGGCGGCGTGGTTCAGGTCCTTCTACGCTGAGAGCGACAAGGAGCAGAGCAAGCACGCCATCGCCGTCGCCGCTGCCACAGCTGCGGCCGCCGACGCAGCGGTGGCGGCGGCGCAGGCTGCGGTCGCGGTCGTGCGGCTGACGACCAGGGGGACGGGCGCCGCTCTCGACAGCTGCCGCGAGCGGTACATGGCGGCGGTCAAGATCCAGACATCATTCAGGGGATACTTGGTACTGAAACCAGCTCACCTTGGTTCCCTCTGCGTGCTTCATGCTCGCCTTGTTCTTGCTAAACGTCCCATATTTTCTGATCCTAATCAATGACATCATCCTGTTCTTCCAGGACGAGATTTAATCCCTTCTGGTTTGCGATTTTGCAGGCAAAGAAAGCCCTCCGAGCTCTCAAAGCACTGGTGAAGCTACAAGCTTTAGTTAGAGGCTATCTGGTACGCAAGCAAGCCACAGCTACTCTTCGTAGTATGCAGGCCCTCATCAGAGCTCAGGCCACCGTCCGAGCTCAGAGATCTCGAAATCTTCTTCCACATGACCGAAGGTTTCAGCTAGAATTCCGCCATCGGCGATCGTTGGTATGCTTCCAACACAGGCTGCTGCGCCATGTAATGCTGCGTTGCTCGGTTCGCTATCTGTTTGCTTTGGTCGCAGGAAAGGTTCGATGATACGCGGAGCGAGAACACGTCGTCGTTCCACAGTAGAAGGCTCTCCGCGTGCCTCGATAATGTCTCGAACAGCTTCGACCGGAGCCCGAAGATTGTCGAGGTCGACACCGGCCGCCCGAGGTCGAGGTCTTCCCGACGAAGTACTCCATCTGTCTTAGACCCCGCCGAAGACTTGCACTGGAGTTCCATCACGTCTCCTCTCCCATGCCAGATTCCGGCGAGGATCTCCGTCCCCGACTGCCGGGACTTCCAAGACTACGACTGGTGCCTCGCCTTCGAGAAATGCCGACAATCTGCAACCGCGCAGAGCACCCCTCGCTGCGCAAGTTCATGCAGCAACTGGCCAGTCACTGGGGCGAAGAGCGTGTGCGACGAGGACGGAGTTCTCCGCCGCTTCCCGAACGTGCCGAGCAGCCCCAACTACATGGCGATCACGGAGTCATTCGAGGCGAAGTTGAGGTCTCAGAGCGCTCCGAAGCAGCGGCCGGATCCGGCCGGGACGAGGAAGAGGCTGCCTCTGAGCGAAGCGACGGTGGAGTCCATCGCTGCTCTTAGCGGAGTGGGATTCCAGAGGCCCTGTTCTCGAGCTCAGGAGGACTTCAACTTTAGGAGTGCTGTCGTTGGGAAAATCGACCAGTCCTCCGAGTTGAGGACGGAGGCAGAGGAAGAGTTCTACTTGCCAAGGAAGTGGTAATGCAGGAACAGAGCCATAAGATTATTAGAACAAGAGGAACATAGAGAGATCTGTCCTTCTTTCTCTGGATCATTTCTTTTGCTGTTGTGTTCACAGCACTGGTGGAGAGAGAAGCATAGTGTGGTTTCCATGTAAATTCTTGACAAATCTCATCTTCCTCAGGAGATGCATTGTTTCCTTCCAAGTTAATCATCTTCAACCTCTTTATCTACTGGACTTTGTTGGATTGGTTTGCATGTGCCTCTTTTCTGCAGCTTCCTCTTATCCTTCTTGGGTTAAAAGAAACAAAGAGACATCAAAGGTTGCTCAACCATTCATCTGATGTACTTTGGTCAAAACATCTGTAACCACTCAGATCAATACTGCAATAAAGTTTTGtttcacaagaagaagaagaaaacacacaAAGTTGAAGGAACCCAAGATGGGCATAAGTACCCGAAGAGTGTGATCAATCCAAGAAAGCAAGACACTCCTTTATGTCTTTCTAAGCTCCACTGGCTTCTGAAGCCAATGGATGCGGAGTTGAGAAAAGCACACATAGACAACTTATCATAAGGTAAATGAAAAGAACTCCACAAGATTGAAGGGTGGGCATGGTTTTCAAAGATGAGATGACACAAGTCATGTGGGAGGTCTGCGAGGGTGGGTCAGCAGATGAGCAGCAGGTTGCTGACCTGAAAACTTTCCACTCCCTCCTTCATGTTTCCTTTTCAGCAATCATTAGGTTTTGCTATGATTGATGAGAGGGTTTGGGAGTGTGTGCACACAAAACACCATGTGGACTTTCCTCGGTGCTCTCAGTCTCTCCCTACGCTGCGTGCACTGTCGCCTTCCAATCACAGGGCCCGTAGCTTGCATCACCTTGCCACACGACTCCAACTGGAGTTCCTATTGCCACCGTCCTCTTGACCCCTCGCCCTTTGGCCACTTCCGCTGCTCTCCTCCGTCACCACAGCTTCCTCCACGACCCTATCTCTCGACTGGCACAGCAGCCCGTGTCCTTGCTCCACTCCACCGATCGAGTGCATCGCTGCTGCATGCCGCTCCTCGTCTTCCTTCTCGAACGAGGAGACAGCAGAACGGACTGAACCACACGATCACATTGCTCGATCGGCATGAAGCATCACGTTAATGGTGTCACCTCAGCGTGAAACAATCTACGAAGTTGATGCTTGTAGGTACGTAGGATTATTGTCCTTGTCCTTTTCTAACTCTCATCGATTAATTCGTTGCTCCGATGAAGCATTGATATGATAGTGCACCAGTTCTTGTTCCATGTTCTATCACGGTTGAAGTACTAGGAGTGTCCGATTACTGTTTTGAGGAGTTCAGCAAGGTCAAGGCTAACGCTATCctatgaaattaatattattAGTTCACGCAGGGTTTTAGAATAGGGGTCATGAATACAATAATGTCATGACCTAATGGATCCAATCTTAAACAAATGAGGACAAGGAAGTGGGACAAGCTTACCTGATGGGATGAACATTCAAAATTTCCCTCCAAACTCGGCACCACTAATCTACACTACAGTGATACAgtgacacacacacatacacacacacatatatatatatatatatatatatatatatatatatatatatatatatatatatatatatatatatatatatatatatatatatatatatatatatatatatttgctcaCTATTCATTTCTATCACTATAAACAAGAATGAAAGAAAATAGTTACTTGAGAGAGCTTCTCATGGGTTGAAGAAATGTTTTACAGCTTGCAAAGTCCAGGAATTCGCTGCAGGAATGGAGGCATGACCCACAAAGGCACATGTAAAGGGACATGGTTGCAAACCCCCAAACGCCTTGTTCGTGCCTCATGTCTTCCACTGGTTCTTCCTCGAGAACAGTTGGGTGATGCCAGTGTCAACTAGgctgaaaagaagaggaagaacaataATTACCACACTGTGATAACCTTATCTAATATGATATGTGCTATAGCAGATGGTTTTGATCAGTATACCAGACACTATCCAACCCCAAAAGTACATTCTAAGTTTCTATAGACATGCAACGGAAAGCAACACACAACaagcatgctgaagagaaagacgACAAGCATGATAAATGTTACAGAAGAGAGGTCTCTCAACGTAGTAGTTTACACAAACAGGTACAAATAACAACCAGATTTTGCAACAAAACGCCCAAAATAGACCACAAGCTCGTTATTCCTCACGCTCATTGCAAGTTCAGGTAGATTCAAGGGTTTAACACCAACGACACGACTGGCAGAAATAGACTCCATAAAGTCCATCCAAGGATTTAACACCAAAGACACGACCGGCAGAAAAGGATCGCGGCTCCATGGCCATGTTCAAAAGCCCTGATCAAAGAGATAGTCGCCAAGCCTCTCCACTACCATATTGCATTGACCAGGCGTCATGGGCTCATTATATATGCCAATGATCAAAGCCAGATTGGTTTTCTTGATGGTGACACCGCCAGAACCCTAAACATTTAAAACAAGTCAACGGTCAGCAGAAATTGCGGCTGAAgacattatttactaaaaagtaTCAGATTGCGTTTCTTAATTATGTACTCCACTGggaacatgtgtgtgtgtgttcttttattttaaatatgcCACTGCAACATTCATATAGCCAATTTTTCAATAAATAATGCAAAACAGACTCTGGACGATGAGCATAGGCAATGACAACACAGGCAATTATCGTGTTTTGTCAACACATCAGTTAGTAAGAAACAAGCTGATAGATAGCCAAATGGGAATCAAACATTCTCAATATAGTTTTTTTCACAATGCATTGAGATGATCTAACCAGCAGACTGAATAAACCCACAAAGCCATTTACAATGCATTTTAACACAAAATTTTGCCATAAAAGACTGATGATTGATTGCTATAATATCAAAAGGTTTATAAAACAAACAACATTCTCGATGTTCATAAAGAAAATCTGAGTTATCAAATTGTATGCGCTCTATAGTTCATTGTTTCCcatgtttaatttatttttatcttcattatattattttataacaacaacaacaagatgtTGTAATGTCTCAATTATTTGGTATAGGAAAGAACAACATAATGCAGGGAGTCCCATCAATATGAGGCCTAGAGAAAATCAATGCACATAGCCGCCTTAGTTACAGAGAAGCTGTTTCCATTTACTGGATCCCTAATCTATCAGGTTAGATAGAATAAACCTTACCTCACACCTTAACCTTTAGAAAATTTAAAGTTGAGCACTACTGACAAAACCAGTATTTATGTATTGACCCTTCTCAAAACAAGTTGACAAGTCATCTATGGAGAAACTACCACATAAATTACTGAAATCATTAAACAATTTGTTAAGTGTTACAAGTATATTACTGAACATTAATCACTTGAAAAATCAAGTGAGTACCATGAATGAGACATTCTTTGTAACAAAGTTGAAATTTCATGCACTTGAAATTCTGAATCCATACTAAAATTTGCATGAATTTAGTCTAGTCCATAAATGGGATGTAGAATTCTGACCTTCTTCCCTCGAATAACAGCTCCTGATTCCCCTTGGATGACCATGTACTTCGTCCCACCAAGGTATAAACCAGTTGGAGCAAGAGACCCAGGTTCATCGAAGTCTTTCATAATTGCAGCAATCTCTTCAGGCTTGCACTGCACAGTTAATAAGAATAAAGCTATTGACTgaataaataaaagatatagaAAGAATCCTCGGAACGATCAGATAGTGCATTATATTGAATATTTGCACTGACAATCGGAGAGAAAAAAAgccttgaaataaaaaaaaagcaaataaagTAACacacttttcttttttattttcatgtcatCCACAAGTAAATGTCcatattcattgacacaaaggcaAACATATTCATGCCACATATCAACAGATGTATGGGTATCAAATGTATATCTGCATAATGTACACATGATATCTTGATCATTATACTTCATAAACATAATTTAACAGTTACTCATTGACTAACTTAAGAAATTAGCAAGCTCACTTGATAAATTTATACTCTAagctatataaaattataaataataaaagttcTTCAAAACCACTATAATATGAAAATGCCTTTGGATTAACTGACCACATCATATCCCTTTGTAAAATGACGTGAAACTAACCTTGTTCTATCTTAGTTGTTATGATGTGACCCAATGAGATAACTGACCCATTAGGATGATAATAGTAGAAGACTCAAATCAAAGCTAATAGTAGAAGACTCATTTAGTTCTCGTAGACCAATTCAAT of Musa acuminata AAA Group cultivar baxijiao chromosome BXJ2-3, Cavendish_Baxijiao_AAA, whole genome shotgun sequence contains these proteins:
- the LOC135607803 gene encoding protein IQ-domain 26-like; translated protein: MGRATRWLRSLWGGKKESKDLKEYSRYSGGEDRREKKRWSFGKPARDAGEVVLGQNASTAAAVEAAWFRSFYAESDKEQSKHAIAVAAATAAAADAAVAAAQAAVAVVRLTTRGTGAALDSCRERYMAAVKIQTSFRGYLAKKALRALKALVKLQALVRGYLVRKQATATLRSMQALIRAQATVRAQRSRNLLPHDRRFQLEFRHRRSLERFDDTRSENTSSFHSRRLSACLDNVSNSFDRSPKIVEVDTGRPRSRSSRRSTPSVLDPAEDLHWSSITSPLPCQIPARISVPDCRDFQDYDWCLAFEKCRQSATAQSTPRCASSCSNWPVTGAKSVCDEDGVLRRFPNVPSSPNYMAITESFEAKLRSQSAPKQRPDPAGTRKRLPLSEATVESIAALSGVGFQRPCSRAQEDFNFRSAVVGKIDQSSELRTEAEEEFYLPRKW
- the LOC135607804 gene encoding profilin-like; translation: MSWQTYVDDHLLCDIDGQCLTAAAIVGHDGSVWAQSDAFPQCKPEEIAAIMKDFDEPGSLAPTGLYLGGTKYMVIQGESGAVIRGKKGSGGVTIKKTNLALIIGIYNEPMTPGQCNMVVERLGDYLFDQGF